The Oncorhynchus kisutch isolate 150728-3 linkage group LG20, Okis_V2, whole genome shotgun sequence genome has a segment encoding these proteins:
- the znf668 gene encoding zinc finger protein 668, with protein sequence MASPQPGSPPPTEQDTPLAEPSEESKELEVEEPPVKKRGKGRPPKKSKHSFKCSVCQEAFSSPLALRSHKLSAHSKEQQEQKQHTCSQCSKTFPSRAQLSKHQRSHSAQRPFQCDQCHKAYKTPTELRNHSRSHTGEKPFVCTECGKTFMQAICLRIHMTQHSGERPYSCPHCSKSYPTLSKLKVHLRSHTGEKPYFCAECGKSFADPSVYRKHRRNHQGHRPYSCDKCGKTYTELKDLKNHERSHTGEKPYLCSDCGKAFSRSSSLACHLRIHSQSKPYQCEQCGKGFTQLSSYQSHLRTHSGEKPFLCPQCGKMFSDPSSFRRHQRAHSGFKPYPCDKCAKRFRQPADLAVHQRVHSGQRPYKCQSCDKAFVASWDLRRHMLVHTGLRPFSCTECGKSFAERSSLNKHRRVHSGERPFKCDLCFKSFVVSSSLRKHERTHLAERPALLPQQAVPETVAAVFLAHTSLPQFSCSHCDVTFGTWEEVQAHEALHTVSPLSTTVAPLPMGPHVCATCREEFVLLSDLQAHEKMHPKPRPHVCDSCGKGFLNKAGLRKHQRIHSTNRNHVCPHCSKAFLFAAYLRKHLRTHRDPLPTFPLSDTHIAHTEPLPSPPPPIEVSSSTLEPGAICLTIPVTIPVTVPVTFQTTPMYIDKEDRL encoded by the coding sequence ATGGCCTCTCCCCAGCCTGGCAGCCCACCACCTACAGAGCAAGACACCCCCCTTGCTGAACCGAGTGAGGAGAGCAAAGAGCTGGAGGTAGAGGAGCCCCCTGTAAAAAAGCGAGGCAAAGGCAGACCTCCAAAGAAATCCAAGCATTCTTTCAAATGCTCTGTCTGCCAGGAGGCTTTCAGTAGCCCCTTGGCTCTCCGGAGCCATAAGCTGTCTGCCCACAGTAAGGAGCAGCAGGAGCAAAAACAGCACACATGCTCTCAGTGCAGCAAAACGTTCCCCAGCAGAGCCCAGCTCTCCAAACATCAGCGCTCTCACTCTGCTCAGCGCCCCTTTCAGTGCGATCAGTGTCACAAGGCTTACAAGACCCCAACGGAGCTACGCAACCACAGCCGCTcccatacaggggagaagccttttgTCTGCACCGAATGTGGCAAGACCTTCATGCAGGCCATATGCCTGCGTATTCACATGACGCAGCACAGCGGCGAACGGCCATATTCTTGCCCCCATTGCTCCAAGAGCTACCCCACTCTGTCCAAGTTGAAGGTGCACCTGCGCTCTCACACGGGGGAGAAGCCCTATTTTTGTGCCGAGTGCGGGAAGAGCTTTGCCGACCCCTCTGTTTACCGGAAGCACAGGCGCAACCACCAGGGCCACCGGCCCTACTCCTGTGATAAGTGTGGGAAGACGTACACTGAGCTGAAAGACCTGAAGAACCATGAACGgtctcacacaggagagaagccctaCCTGTGTTCAGACTGCGGCAAGGCCTTCTCCCGTTCCTCCTCCCTGGCTTGTCACCTCCGCATTCACTCCCAGAGCAAACCCTACCAGTGTGAGCAGTGTGGCAAAGGCTTCACTCAGCTCTCCTCCTATCAGTCTCACCTGCGCACTCACTCAGGTGAGAAGCCATTCCTCTGCCCGCAGTGTGGGAAGATGTTCTCAGACCCCTCCAGTTTCCGCCGGCACCAGAGGGCCCATTCAGGGTTCAAGCCCTACCCCTGTGATAAGTGTGCCAAGAGATTCCGGCAGCCTGCCGACCTGGCCGTGCATCAGCGGGTGCACTCCGGGCAGCGGCCCTACAAGTGTCAGAGCTGCGACAAGGCGTTTGTGGCGTCCTGGGACCTGCGACGTCACATGCTGGTGCACACAGGGCTGCGGCCCTTCTCCTGCACGGAGTGCGGCAAGTCCTTTGCCGAGCGCTCCAGTCTCAACAAGCACCGAAGGGTGCACTCCGGCGAGCGCCCATTCAAATGTGACCTGTGCTTCAAGTCGTTCGTGGTCTCCTCCAGCCTACGGAAGCACGAGCGCACTCACCTGGCTGAGAGGCCTGCGCTGCTACCGCAGCAGGCGGTACCCGAGACAGTTGCAGCAGTCTTCCTCGCTCACACCTCCCTCCCCCAATTCTCCTGTTCACACTGTGACGTCACCTTTGGGACCTGGGAGGAGGTTCAGGCCCATGAGGCTCTTCACACCGTTTCCCCTCTTTCCACCACCGTGGCCCCCCTGCCCATGGGCCCACACGTGTGCGCCACCTGCCGGGAGGAGTTTGTACTGCTGTCTGACCTGCAAGCCCACGAGAAGATGCACCCCAAACCGCGACCCCACGTCTGCGACAGCTGCGGCAAAGGTTTCCTCAACAAAGCCGGGTTGCGGAAACACCAGCGGATCCACTCGACCAACCGCAACCACGTCTGCCCCCACTGTAGCAAAGCCTTTCTGTTTGCCGCCTATCTCCGCAAGCACTTACGCACCCACCGCGACCCCCTGCCCACCTTCcccctctctgacacacacattgcacacacGGAGCCTCTTCCCTCGCCACCTCCACCCATTGAAGTTTCCTCTTCCACTCTTGAACCTGGTGCAATTTGTCTGACTATACCGGTGACAATTCCAGTGACTGTTCCTGTAACCTTTCAGACCACGCCTATGTATATCGATAAGGAAGACCGACTCTGA
- the znf646 gene encoding zinc finger protein 646 isoform X1, which yields MAMQEPGRTKGFPCKHCGTVCSNMPSLLEHMDSHSQQEEDRKFKCDECGRGYRHAGSLANHKKTHELGSFQCPVCARKLSNPLALKSHLRIHTSQKKYSCMDCGKAFRLATQLATHQKVHLSRQSKRRAGRRAAAEYSPIENRDEIEDNEDLHEQLVFVADQQDTKMDIISDNGLRQEGAEIIPISANYSENLGSDEAGDRPFKCDQCEKSYRHHGSLINHKKSHQVGMFECPICFKQFNNLAALHSHQRTHKSRSGPDTRSTEVTYTGTAQEQFSPSNREAAVHFCHLCQVMFPNDDEFQEHIQMHNSSSMSFGHIQSSSEGYHGTYDHSVTHSPDSNFHSPPLNNTPSMDNQGEQINDVQLYSDHSSNESILNTQQEPSILDSEISADDLGKAEQSSVTENVERRFKCQVCGKSYRHAGSLINHKRSHQTGIYQCSICRKTYPHMAALRSHIRIHRAHPSSFNLSSEGDWLSTEPLTLENQQACFSSQDGDASSMMALAQETKGEHDNGGSFHEQFDSTFPQERTVHLPHNEHLMERHMCADCGETFVDIAGIKSHICPQLQQHQEAMSNDCDSNLTFQDTNGQCSMGNPGDHIKFQGLNGGPGHRYFGEHNFQEVMNGEQLNGGDGEEDDEDDDGELYQCSVCGNRYTSMRALRSHLRGHTQSHDTPTSSGPSSMSSLEAEKEEDPGERQQVDGGLMICSTCGESFAKKQDMLAHQLSHHKAQADDAKHIHVDNSNGARHKEEVDSIICGNCGTFCTSYHHLETHQCTANGQSESSNERTEMGNSVNRKELGPMKEDLDDGDRQYKCDQCGRAYRHAGSLLNHKKSHKTGVFRCMVCQKRFYNLLALKNHQRTHFDVKRHTCNECGKAFKIQKQLLNHLRIHKENKAKIQELNNQIQALMQMNGNGSEGGMHSLNAPANQAATTNRRKRRPTINLKKPSVGEGALTASQTEVKSEGAVDPRPYSCDQCGRTYRHAGSLVNHKNSHKTGEYYCSVCNNTYSNQLAMKNHLRIHFSVKKHSCQHCGKAFRGKKQLSNHICAHLRKDMPGGVRGSGRRRARNIKCKQCRLTFVSADQLTAHTCGSLANSSEGSDGQTSMSLKKEERPFTCNICNRSYRHAGSLLNHKNTHKSGHFSCTFCSKPFSNPMALRNHTRIHTQKKKHVCLTCGKAFRLASILHNHQKVHTRVASHFSCPDCGKSFQGKSGLKRHRCQSRGQDDSAKAGDSYHRDGGGDKCFMCDLCGRSYRHSGSLLNHKKTHSENLHHCTLCLQTFPDPIALHVHSQMKRHCCPDCGKTFCLVSHLQSHMEVHSKERTLVCSPCHQSFPNPASYQQHQDLHHRAQGHYQQHSMQLKDNLGWGSELDQPVGIQGMPKLVPAFAHMHGGMPDPQDQQESNEAHCTGVKSHVCEHCGRTYRHAGSLLNHKNSHKTGSFFCSVCQKEFTNLMALKNHRRIHTEPKRYQCLECGKAFRVSTQLICHRRMHTKEKPFSCLLCDKSFSSKSNLRHHQKMHQSGAQVYESSFSMDANSFMDLDMGSFL from the exons ATGGCTATGCAGGAGCCTGGCAGGACCAAAGGCTTCCCTTGCAAACACTGTGGCACAGTGTGTTCCAACATGCCAAGCCTTCTGGAACACATGGATAGTCACTCCCAGCAAGAGGAAGATCGCAAGTTCAAGTGCGATGAATGTGGGCGGGGTTACAGGCATGCAGGTAGCCTCGCTAACCATAAGAAAACACACGAGTTGGGTTCTTTTCAATGTCCAGTATGTGCTAGGAAACTCTCAAACCCTCTGGCCCTGAAGAGCCATCTGCGCATCCACACATCTCAGAAGAAGTACTCCTGCATGGATTGCGGGAAGGCCTTTAGGTTAGCTACTCAGCTGGCCACCCATCAAAAGGTCCATCTATCCAGGCAGTCAAAGAGGAGAGCCGGTAGGAGGGCAGCTGCAGAATATTCTCCAATTGAGAATAGAGATGAAATTGAGGATAATGAAGATCTTCATGAGCAGTTGGTCTTTGTGGCTGACCAGCAAGACACAAAGATGGATATTATATCTGATAATGGCCTTCGTCAGGAGGGGGCAGAGATTATCCCCATCTCAGCAAATTACAGTGAAAACCTAGGCTCTGATGAGGCAGGGGATCGACCTTTCAAATGTGATCAGTGTGAAAAGTCATATAGACACCATGGAAGCCTGATCAATCATAAAAAGTCTCACCAAGTAGGGATGTTTGAGTGCCCTATCTGTTTCAAACAGTTCAATAATCTTGCTGCCCTCCATAGTCACCAGAGAACCCATAAATCCAGAAGTGGGCCAGATACCCGTTCTACGGAAGTCACTTACACAGGCACAGCACAAGAGCAGTTTTCCCCCTCAAACAGGGAGGCTGCTGTACATTTCTGCCACCTGTGTCAAGTGATGTTTCCTAATGATGATGAGTTCCAGGAACACATCCAAATGCATAATTCTTCCTCTATGTCATTTGGGCACATTCAAAGTTCATCTGAGGGTTATCATGGCACTTATGACCATAGTGTCACTCATTCTCCTGACTCAAACTTTCATTCACCCCCTCTAAACAATACTCCATCGATGGATAATCAGGGGGAGCAGATCAACGATGTTCAACTATACTCTGACCACTCCAGTAACGAATCCATCTTGAACACTCAGCAAGAGCCCTCAATCTTGGATTCTGAGATTTCTGCTGACGATCTAGGGAAGGCAGAACAGTCCTCAGTTACAGAAAATGTTGAGCGCCGCTTCAAGTGCCAGGTCTGTGGCAAAAGCTACCGGCACGCAGGGAGCCTCATCAACCACAAGCGGTCTCATCAGACGGGCATTTATCAGTGTTCCATCTGCCGCAAGACTTACCCACACATGGCTGCCCTCCGCAGCCACATCCGCATCCACAGGGCCCATCCGTCCTCCTTCAACCTCAGCTCTGAAGGAGACTGGCTGTCTACCGAGCCCCTGACACTGGAGAACCAGCAGGCCTGCTTTTCCTCTCAGGATGGTGATGCTAGCAGTATGATGGCGCTCGCTCAGGAGACCAAGGGTGAACACGACAATGGAGGATCATTCCACGAGCAGTTTGACTCTACCTTTCCCCAGGAAAGAACTGTGCACCTACCTCACAACGAACACCTGATGGAGAGGCACATGTGCGCCGACTGTGGCGAAACATTTGTAGACATCGCAGGGATCAAGTCGCACATATGCCCCCAGCTACAACAGCATCAGGAGGCCATGTCAAATGATTGCGACAGTAACCTAACCTTCCAGGACACAAATGGCCAATGCTCCATGGGAAATCCAGGGGATCATATAAAATTCCAGGGACTGAATGGCGGCCCTGGGCATAGGTACTTTGGTGAACACAACTTCCAGGAAGTCATGAATGGGGAGCAGTTAAATGGTGGTGATGGCGAGgaggatgatgaagatgatgacggAGAGCTCTATCAGTGCTCAGTGTGTGGGAACCGCTACACAAGCATGAGGGCTCTGAGGAGTCATCTTCGTGGCCACACTCAATCCCATGACACTCCTACAAGCTCCGGCCCCTCCTCCATGTCCTCCCTCGAGGCTGAAAAAGAGGAGGACcctggagagagacagcaggtGGATGGGGGTCTGATGATCTGCAGTACTTGCGGAGAGAGTTTTGCCAAGAAGCAGGACATGCTTGCCCATCAGCTCTCGCACCATAAAGCACAGGCAGATGACGCTAAACACATACATGTGGACAATAGTAATGGAGCTAGGCACAAAGAGGAAGTTGACAGCATCATCTGTGGAAATTGTGGTACATTTTGCACCAGTTACCATCATCTTGAGACACATCAATGTACAGCAAATGGGCAAAGTGAATCTAGTAATGAGAGAACTGAAATGGGCAACTCTGTCAACCGTAAAGAATTAGGACCCATGAAAGAGGATTTAGACGATGGTGATCGCCAGTACAAGTGTGATCAGTGTGGAAGAGCATACAGACATGCTGGCTCCCTTCTCAACCATAAAAAGTCCCACAAAACGGGAGTATTCCGCTGCATGGTTTGCCAGAAGCGCTTCTACAATCTACTGGCCCTTAAGAACCATCAAAGGACCCACTTTGATGTTAAGAG GCATACTTGCAATGAATGCGGGAAGGCATTCAAGATACAGAAGCAGCTATTGAACCACCTAAGAATTCACAAGGAGAACAAGGCCAAAATACAGGAGCTCAACAATCAGATTCAGGCCCTCATGCAGATGAATGGGAACGGGTCAGAGGGAGGAATGCACTCGTTAAATGCACCTGCCAACCAAGCCGCCACCACCAACCGCAGAAAGCGTAGACCAACCATCAACCTAAAGAAACCCAGTGTGGGGGAAGGGGCTCTTACAGCCTCTCAGACTGAGGTCAAATCAGAGGGGGCAGTCGACCCTCGCCCCTACTCCTGTGACCAATGTGGGCGAACGTATCGGCACGCAGGAAGTCTGGTCAACCACAAGAACTCTCACAAGACTGGTGAATACTACTGTTCTGTTTGTAACAACACCTACTCCAACCAACTGGCTATGAAGAACCACCTGCGCATCCACTTCTCAGTCAAAAAACACAGTTGCCAACACTGTGGTAAGGCCTTTAGGGGAAAGAAGCAGTTGTCTAACCATATTTGCGCACACCTCCGAAAGGATATGCCTGGAGGGGTCAGGGGAAGTGGTCGCAGACGTGCTAGAAACATTAAATGTAAGCAGTGCAGACTGACATTTGTATCTGCAGACCAGCTCACAGCCCATACCTGTGGGTCACTGGCAAACTCATCAGAGGGCAGTGATGGACAAACGAGCATGTCCTTGAAAAAAGAGGAGCGACCATTCACCTGCAACATCTGCAATCGCAGCTACCGCCACGCAGGCAGTCTCCTGAATCATAAAAACACCCATAAGTCCGGCCACTTCAGCTGCACGTTCTGCTCTAAGCCCTTTTCTAACCCCATGGCGTTACGCAACCACACACGAATTCACACACAGAAGAAGAAGCATGTCTGCCTGACCTGTGGGAAGGCGTTTCGGCTGGCCAGTATTCTCCATAACCACCAGAAAGTCCACACCAGGGTGGCCAGCCACTTCAGCTGCCCAGACTGTGGCAAGAGCTTCCAGGGCAAGTCTGGGCTCAAGAGGCACCGCTGCCAGAGCAGGGGTCAGGATGACTCGGCTAAAGCTGGCGACAGCTATCACAGAGATGGTGGTGGAGACAAGTGCTTCAT GTGTGACCTGTGTGGACGCTCATACCGCCACTCTGGCTCCCTGCTCAACCATAAAAAGACGCACTCCGAAAACCTCCACCACTGTACCTTGTGCCTCCAGACTTTCCCCGACCCCATCGCCCTCCATGTCCACTCCCAGATGAAGCGCCACTGCTGCCCAGACTGTGGCAAGACCTTCTGTCTCGTCTCCCACCTGCAGAGCCACATGGAGGTGCACTCCAAGGAACGCACCCTGGTCTGCAGTCCCTGCCATCAGAGCTTCCCCAACCCGGCCAGCTACCAGCAACACCAGGACCTGCACCACCGGGCCCAGGGGCATTACCAACAACACAGCATGCAATTAAAGGACAACCTAGGCTGGGGCTCGGAACTGGACCAACCCGTGGGGATCCAGGGCATGCCCAAGCTGGTACCGGCGTTTGCCCACATGCACGGGGGCATGCCCGACCCTCAGGACCAGCAGGAGAGCAACGAGGCTCACTGCACAGGGGTGAAGAGCCACGTGTGCGAGCACTGCGGCCGCACCTACCGCCACGCCGGCTCCCTCCTCAACCACAAGAACAGCCACAAAACGGGCTCCTTCTTCTGCTCCGTGTGCCAGAAGGAGTTCACTAACCTGATGGCCCTGAAGAACCACAGGCGCATCCACACAGAGCCCAAGCGCTACCAGTGCCTGGAGTGCGGCAAGGCCTTCCGCGTGTCCACCCAGCTCATCTGCCACCGGAGGATGCACACCAAAGAGAAGCCTTTCTCCTGCCTGCTGTGCGACAAGAGCTTCTCCAGCAAGTCAAATCTGCGCCACCACCAAAAGATGCACCAGAGCGGTGCCCAGGTTTATGAGTCCTCCTTCAGCATGGATGCTAACAGTTTCATGGACTTGGACATGGGCTCTTTTCTCTGA
- the znf646 gene encoding zinc finger protein 646 isoform X2, protein MAMQEPGRTKGFPCKHCGTVCSNMPSLLEHMDSHSQQEEDRKFKCDECGRGYRHAGSLANHKKTHELGSFQCPVCARKLSNPLALKSHLRIHTSQKKYSCMDCGKAFRLATQLATHQKVHLSRQSKRRAGRRAAAEYSPIENRDEIEDNEDLHEQLVFVADQQDTKMDIISDNGLRQEGAEIIPISANYSENLGSDEAGDRPFKCDQCEKSYRHHGSLINHKKSHQVGMFECPICFKQFNNLAALHSHQRTHKSRSGPDTRSTEVTYTGTAQEQFSPSNREAAVHFCHLCQVMFPNDDEFQEHIQMHNSSSMSFGHIQSSSEGYHGTYDHSVTHSPDSNFHSPPLNNTPSMDNQGEQINDVQLYSDHSSNESILNTQQEPSILDSEISADDLGKAEQSSVTENVERRFKCQVCGKSYRHAGSLINHKRSHQTGIYQCSICRKTYPHMAALRSHIRIHRAHPSSFNLSSEGDWLSTEPLTLENQQACFSSQDGDASSMMALAQETKGEHDNGGSFHEQFDSTFPQERTVHLPHNEHLMERHMCADCGETFVDIAGIKSHICPQLQQHQEAMSNDCDSNLTFQDTNGQCSMGNPGDHIKFQGLNGGPGHRYFGEHNFQEVMNGEQLNGGDGEEDDEDDDGELYQCSVCGNRYTSMRALRSHLRGHTQSHDTPTSSGPSSMSSLEAEKEEDPGERQQVDGGLMICSTCGESFAKKQDMLAHQLSHHKAQADDAKHIHVDNSNGARHKEEVDSIICGNCGTFCTSYHHLETHQCTANGQSESSNERTEMGNSVNRKELGPMKEDLDDGDRQYKCDQCGRAYRHAGSLLNHKKSHKTGVFRCMVCQKRFYNLLALKNHQRTHFDVKRHTCNECGKAFKIQKQLLNHLRIHKENKAKIQELNNQIQALMQMNGNGSEGGMHSLNAPANQAATTNRRKRRPTINLKKPSVGEGALTASQTEVKSEGAVDPRPYSCDQCGRTYRHAGSLVNHKNSHKTGEYYCSVCNNTYSNQLAMKNHLRIHFSVKKHSCQHCGKAFRGKKQLSNHICAHLRKDMPGGVRGSGRRRARNIKCKQCRLTFVSADQLTAHTCGSLANSSEGSDGQTSMSLKKEERPFTCNICNRSYRHAGSLLNHKNTHKSGHFSCTFCSKPFSNPMALRNHTRIHTQKKKHVCLTCGKAFRLASILHNHQKVHTRVASHFSCPDCGKSFQGKSGLKRHRCQSRGQDDSAKAGDSYHRDGGGDKCFM, encoded by the exons ATGGCTATGCAGGAGCCTGGCAGGACCAAAGGCTTCCCTTGCAAACACTGTGGCACAGTGTGTTCCAACATGCCAAGCCTTCTGGAACACATGGATAGTCACTCCCAGCAAGAGGAAGATCGCAAGTTCAAGTGCGATGAATGTGGGCGGGGTTACAGGCATGCAGGTAGCCTCGCTAACCATAAGAAAACACACGAGTTGGGTTCTTTTCAATGTCCAGTATGTGCTAGGAAACTCTCAAACCCTCTGGCCCTGAAGAGCCATCTGCGCATCCACACATCTCAGAAGAAGTACTCCTGCATGGATTGCGGGAAGGCCTTTAGGTTAGCTACTCAGCTGGCCACCCATCAAAAGGTCCATCTATCCAGGCAGTCAAAGAGGAGAGCCGGTAGGAGGGCAGCTGCAGAATATTCTCCAATTGAGAATAGAGATGAAATTGAGGATAATGAAGATCTTCATGAGCAGTTGGTCTTTGTGGCTGACCAGCAAGACACAAAGATGGATATTATATCTGATAATGGCCTTCGTCAGGAGGGGGCAGAGATTATCCCCATCTCAGCAAATTACAGTGAAAACCTAGGCTCTGATGAGGCAGGGGATCGACCTTTCAAATGTGATCAGTGTGAAAAGTCATATAGACACCATGGAAGCCTGATCAATCATAAAAAGTCTCACCAAGTAGGGATGTTTGAGTGCCCTATCTGTTTCAAACAGTTCAATAATCTTGCTGCCCTCCATAGTCACCAGAGAACCCATAAATCCAGAAGTGGGCCAGATACCCGTTCTACGGAAGTCACTTACACAGGCACAGCACAAGAGCAGTTTTCCCCCTCAAACAGGGAGGCTGCTGTACATTTCTGCCACCTGTGTCAAGTGATGTTTCCTAATGATGATGAGTTCCAGGAACACATCCAAATGCATAATTCTTCCTCTATGTCATTTGGGCACATTCAAAGTTCATCTGAGGGTTATCATGGCACTTATGACCATAGTGTCACTCATTCTCCTGACTCAAACTTTCATTCACCCCCTCTAAACAATACTCCATCGATGGATAATCAGGGGGAGCAGATCAACGATGTTCAACTATACTCTGACCACTCCAGTAACGAATCCATCTTGAACACTCAGCAAGAGCCCTCAATCTTGGATTCTGAGATTTCTGCTGACGATCTAGGGAAGGCAGAACAGTCCTCAGTTACAGAAAATGTTGAGCGCCGCTTCAAGTGCCAGGTCTGTGGCAAAAGCTACCGGCACGCAGGGAGCCTCATCAACCACAAGCGGTCTCATCAGACGGGCATTTATCAGTGTTCCATCTGCCGCAAGACTTACCCACACATGGCTGCCCTCCGCAGCCACATCCGCATCCACAGGGCCCATCCGTCCTCCTTCAACCTCAGCTCTGAAGGAGACTGGCTGTCTACCGAGCCCCTGACACTGGAGAACCAGCAGGCCTGCTTTTCCTCTCAGGATGGTGATGCTAGCAGTATGATGGCGCTCGCTCAGGAGACCAAGGGTGAACACGACAATGGAGGATCATTCCACGAGCAGTTTGACTCTACCTTTCCCCAGGAAAGAACTGTGCACCTACCTCACAACGAACACCTGATGGAGAGGCACATGTGCGCCGACTGTGGCGAAACATTTGTAGACATCGCAGGGATCAAGTCGCACATATGCCCCCAGCTACAACAGCATCAGGAGGCCATGTCAAATGATTGCGACAGTAACCTAACCTTCCAGGACACAAATGGCCAATGCTCCATGGGAAATCCAGGGGATCATATAAAATTCCAGGGACTGAATGGCGGCCCTGGGCATAGGTACTTTGGTGAACACAACTTCCAGGAAGTCATGAATGGGGAGCAGTTAAATGGTGGTGATGGCGAGgaggatgatgaagatgatgacggAGAGCTCTATCAGTGCTCAGTGTGTGGGAACCGCTACACAAGCATGAGGGCTCTGAGGAGTCATCTTCGTGGCCACACTCAATCCCATGACACTCCTACAAGCTCCGGCCCCTCCTCCATGTCCTCCCTCGAGGCTGAAAAAGAGGAGGACcctggagagagacagcaggtGGATGGGGGTCTGATGATCTGCAGTACTTGCGGAGAGAGTTTTGCCAAGAAGCAGGACATGCTTGCCCATCAGCTCTCGCACCATAAAGCACAGGCAGATGACGCTAAACACATACATGTGGACAATAGTAATGGAGCTAGGCACAAAGAGGAAGTTGACAGCATCATCTGTGGAAATTGTGGTACATTTTGCACCAGTTACCATCATCTTGAGACACATCAATGTACAGCAAATGGGCAAAGTGAATCTAGTAATGAGAGAACTGAAATGGGCAACTCTGTCAACCGTAAAGAATTAGGACCCATGAAAGAGGATTTAGACGATGGTGATCGCCAGTACAAGTGTGATCAGTGTGGAAGAGCATACAGACATGCTGGCTCCCTTCTCAACCATAAAAAGTCCCACAAAACGGGAGTATTCCGCTGCATGGTTTGCCAGAAGCGCTTCTACAATCTACTGGCCCTTAAGAACCATCAAAGGACCCACTTTGATGTTAAGAG GCATACTTGCAATGAATGCGGGAAGGCATTCAAGATACAGAAGCAGCTATTGAACCACCTAAGAATTCACAAGGAGAACAAGGCCAAAATACAGGAGCTCAACAATCAGATTCAGGCCCTCATGCAGATGAATGGGAACGGGTCAGAGGGAGGAATGCACTCGTTAAATGCACCTGCCAACCAAGCCGCCACCACCAACCGCAGAAAGCGTAGACCAACCATCAACCTAAAGAAACCCAGTGTGGGGGAAGGGGCTCTTACAGCCTCTCAGACTGAGGTCAAATCAGAGGGGGCAGTCGACCCTCGCCCCTACTCCTGTGACCAATGTGGGCGAACGTATCGGCACGCAGGAAGTCTGGTCAACCACAAGAACTCTCACAAGACTGGTGAATACTACTGTTCTGTTTGTAACAACACCTACTCCAACCAACTGGCTATGAAGAACCACCTGCGCATCCACTTCTCAGTCAAAAAACACAGTTGCCAACACTGTGGTAAGGCCTTTAGGGGAAAGAAGCAGTTGTCTAACCATATTTGCGCACACCTCCGAAAGGATATGCCTGGAGGGGTCAGGGGAAGTGGTCGCAGACGTGCTAGAAACATTAAATGTAAGCAGTGCAGACTGACATTTGTATCTGCAGACCAGCTCACAGCCCATACCTGTGGGTCACTGGCAAACTCATCAGAGGGCAGTGATGGACAAACGAGCATGTCCTTGAAAAAAGAGGAGCGACCATTCACCTGCAACATCTGCAATCGCAGCTACCGCCACGCAGGCAGTCTCCTGAATCATAAAAACACCCATAAGTCCGGCCACTTCAGCTGCACGTTCTGCTCTAAGCCCTTTTCTAACCCCATGGCGTTACGCAACCACACACGAATTCACACACAGAAGAAGAAGCATGTCTGCCTGACCTGTGGGAAGGCGTTTCGGCTGGCCAGTATTCTCCATAACCACCAGAAAGTCCACACCAGGGTGGCCAGCCACTTCAGCTGCCCAGACTGTGGCAAGAGCTTCCAGGGCAAGTCTGGGCTCAAGAGGCACCGCTGCCAGAGCAGGGGTCAGGATGACTCGGCTAAAGCTGGCGACAGCTATCACAGAGATGGTGGTGGAGACAAGTGCTTCATGTGA
- the gjz1 gene encoding gap junction beta-3 protein translates to MAAIVTGLIPILRTAVDTTTTYKCRSLWFGFLCMRLVVLFVAEMPWFKLDSDFTCNTTQDMCTRGCFNQHFDKPVMVAWNFFFILLIMSVLLMELFASHLRSAAQKRSSRQRKTPGELEAQGKSVSVPESEPPGKMVIDLHKDRGTVGFYLLSNVLRIMVEVWFVYVLLSWNLPKVDEGPFKCKSGICPEIHICLVRAAPEKRMSIYALASVSGLVIVTSVLFCLYSIFHYLCKF, encoded by the coding sequence ATGGCAGCCATCGTAACAGGGCTCATTCCAATCCTCCGCACGGCAGtggacaccaccaccacctacaaGTGCCGCTCGCTGTGGTTTGGCTTCCTCTGCATGCGCCTGGTGGTTCTGTTCGTGGCCGAGATGCCCTGGTTCAAGCTGGATTCGGACTTCACCTGTAACACCACCCAGGACATGTGCACCCGAGGCTGCTTCAATCAACACTTTGACAAGCCTGTCATGGTGGCCTGGAActtcttcttcatcctcctcatTATGTCTGTCCTCCTCATGGAGCTCTTTGCCTCCCACCTCCGCTCCGCTGCCCAGAAGAGGAGCTCCCGGCAGAGGAAAACTCCCGGGGAGTTGGAGGCCCAGGGGAAGAGTGTCAGTGTGCCTGAATCTGAACCCCCAGGGAAGATGGTGATTGACCTCCACAAAGATAGGGGCACTGTGGGCTTCTACCTGCTCAGCAACGTGCTGCGTATTATGGTGGAGGTCTGGTTTGTCTATGTGCTTCTGTCCTGGAACCTACCTAAAGTAGATGAAGGACCATTCAAGTGTAAATCAGGTATCTGCCCAGAGATACATATTTGCTTGGTGAGGGCGGCACCAGAGAAACGTATGTCTATCTATGCTTTAGCCTCTGTTTCAGGCCTGGTCATTGTAACTTCTGTCTTGTTCTGTTTGTACTCTATTTTCCACTACCTCTGTAAATTTTGA